Proteins encoded by one window of Cloeon dipterum chromosome 2, ieCloDipt1.1, whole genome shotgun sequence:
- the LOC135937495 gene encoding LOW QUALITY PROTEIN: uncharacterized protein LOC135937495 (The sequence of the model RefSeq protein was modified relative to this genomic sequence to represent the inferred CDS: inserted 2 bases in 1 codon), with protein sequence SLPPSRREARREDAAGFRSAGLQVLSLRVTSDRAPGIKGPEREGKDTVRLVVSSLYHHSXDMKAFTVCLFAGLAALACAEPPSGYNYQRPSGGSFSHGGSFSSGGSFSSGGSFGGGSFGGGSLTPVSDFGGSTNEGQSIDPQILEQVRQIILRSEASGGHGGITSSYGVPGLRVVDISLEGIRQAIQVAQFQQTHQGAPIPIAPVPGYARGPQTSYRAPSSSYGAPSAPSNSYGAPF encoded by the exons TCCCTTCCACCGTCGCGCCGAGAAGCGAGAAGAGAGGATGCTGCTGGATTTCGGTCTGCAGGGCTGCAAGTACTCTCTCTGCGAGTGACGTCAGACCGTGCGCCAGGTATAAAGGGCCCTGAGCGGGAGGGCAAAGACACAGTTCGACTCGTGGTGTCTTCACTGTACCATCACTC CGACATGAAAGCCTTCACTGTG TGCCTTTTTGCTGGCCTGGCCGCTCTGGCCTGCGCCGAACCCCCTTCGGGATACAACTACCAAAGGCCTAGTGGAGGTTCTTTCAGCCATGGGGGCTCCTTCAGCTCGGGTGGCTCTTTCAGCTCGGGCGGCTCCTTCGGCGGAGGCTCCTTCGGCGGTGGCTCCCTCACCCCGGTGAGCGACTTCGGCGGCTCGACCAACGAGGGCCAGAGCATCGACCCTCAGATCCTGGAGCAGGTGCGCCAGATCATCCTGCGCTCCGAGGCTAGCGGCGGACACGGCGGCATCACCTCGTCCTACGGCGTGCCCGGCCTCAGGGTCGTCGACATCTCCCTCGAGGGCATCCGCCAGGCCATCCAGGTTGCTCAGTTCCAGCAGACCCACCAGGGCGCCCCCATCCCCATCGCCCCCGTGCCCGGATACGCCCGCGGCCCCCAGACCAGCTACAGGGCCCCCTCCAGCTCGTACGGAGCCCCCTCCGCCCCCTCCAACTCCTACGGAGCCCCCTTCTAA